The Triticum aestivum cultivar Chinese Spring chromosome 6D, IWGSC CS RefSeq v2.1, whole genome shotgun sequence genomic sequence AGGgcacctgtcgcacagacctcgatcgtcgtggcaccagctgcactctcctgggagactttcgtcatccgagtacgacatttcctacgttcataattcaaagtgcttcccaattaaatatatgtactaaaaaacctaaattagatcattatttttcgagaaaatccaggccactcgatatttcctacatattctagcacaactcatgccagaattcacggaaaaatccagcatgacctttgctaaaaaaggacatatcgagcgcctgaaatttgccggaacggaaattaatcaacactccggcaaaacataggccactcggaggtgtaacctgaacatgaccggccacttgggcaaccacatatcctatttgagcaacacatgatatacatgtttttatctacatcatctatatcttataggactcatattgacatgaagATTTGGTTGGTCTCACTtcaaggtcggagggggtcggtggaggagggaggagggactccttgatttctgcaaaagcaaaaaccctataagttatcactaatacatcccgaataattgcttaaaataaaaaaataacaacaaatatgacatgttcaactagttctattaattcaactagttcttactaaatataaacttactataaatagaaaaaaaactagttctttctaaaaataaagtagttcaactagttatattaattttcttactaaaaatacattagttctattaattcaactagttcaactggtttattaatttacttactaaactagttcaactaaaactaaactagttcaactagtttattaatttacttactaattattttaaacacttactaaataaactatttctattaaacacttgctaaaaattctactaccctagttctaccctaaattttcttacttctattttattcaaaacacctaaaatagtcgaaaaaattattctattaaaaaacctacattctacaatgtctacattctaaaatctacatttaaattacctacaatttgcaagaacagagacaagggagggagggaggagagaggagggggagggggcgtccggaggaggaggggccggtcggaggaggaggaggggcggtgggaggagggctgccggcggaggaaggaggagggcgaccggaggagggaggaggggccggccggaggaggaggagggaggggcggtggaaGGAGGGCtgtcggcggaggagggaggagggggcggccggaggaggagggaggagggggcggccgaaggcggagggaggagggcgcggtgggaggaggagggaggagggcgcggtgggaggaggagggagtacctcggtggaggacggacgacggcggcggcggcggacgacgggtatcggcgcgggcgagagtgactgagagggagagtgagtgagagagggtCGGTCGCGGGGggaggataaggtagggttagtagtagcgcgtgtccgagaaaagcgctacagctaaggagaatagcagtagcgctgtgcgaggatacgcgctactgctaagttgggctagacatgtgcgcccagttcaaacatagcagctgtaagtgcatctagtgccccttagtgattttggtgtattgaagacttataggttaagggactaatgtgtttataagtgtacacaggtctataagtctatcaggagtttgatatttacagagaaagtcggcccctaaaaatgaagttcttcgactgaagactttggatttctgaagactttctgaagactttgaaagtgaagaaattggtgtgaccttgaagacttggtattcatttgaggaacatgaagcgtgaagacttttgttttcgtagtttcattttatctttcttgagtcataggaaacaccgtactgttaaagggggtcgaggaaatactaaggaaaaatttccatgtgatgctcaactcaaaatcctacacctaccaatcccttcgagtgaagccattggaaatctcatacagttcagtcatatccttcagtgacagagacgaagttcttctggtctctgaggagttaggaattcgccagtgcggattgcctacacagtgaggaacatgatagccctgaggaatttgatactcaaatttccgaccgttgttgtgctatgcgccagctgtcccaaaatatctacacacctaacggtcatatcattgaagggcatttatgtcttatcatgtcgggctgctccctatgctataaatagccgccccctacaaccactagctggttggctgctccgagagaaactgacatttgtcatttgagagcatcccatcctgcgaggactttgagcgaaaatcatcaagtgaggaaaacccaaacccaaacacctacaaacccaaagtgattgagcatcactgaagagattgatcctgcgtggatcagacgcttgttacctttaaagaccgtgcttcttccagacggttaggcgtcatggtctagagcatccaagaggaattgtggatcgccgagtgaccgagtttgtgaaggttcggaagtcacctgaagacttaccacgagtgattggacgaggtttgtgtgaccttagttcaaggacaatacagtgaggactgtgtgtccgggactgtgtgtcctcaggtttaaatacctagccgctccaaccagatgtacaactgagacaacagttggaactggtctaccaaatcattgtcttcaccaagcttactggttctatttcctcaactctttcatttcctcattactgtgttgtgtgcttgtcgtatctgtgtttgaagactttgactgaagactttctcaatttcctcagttcaatttcttcagtctgtttgtcttcatcctgtgctatcttgtgtttacgctttctgtactctgtgtttgtcttcatttcatcatgatgaccatacctatgttctgctatgcttactcttgagtacttattccgctgcaagtagttcttcactaaggaatttcctcacccgcagtgaagaattcataaaaatcgcctattcaccccccttctagtcgatataacgcactttcagcagcagcgctttttgcttgtacgcgctactgctaaagttatagcagtagcgcggtttatttacgcgcgctgctactaagtagcagtagcgcatgattttgtccagcgctactgctaagatgctgtgtataaggttttccctagtagtgccccgCCACCACCCCACTCTCCGCCCTGATCCCGTCCCCCGTGTTCATGCAGAGCCGCCACCCCCATCAATGGGTAGAAGGCGAGCGCCGCCCGTGATGCCCCCGAGCAAAGAAGGCAAATCCAATGTCTCCTGGGCCATTGCCATGTTGTAACATATAGTTGAATGTTGTGCATTCTAAAAAAAAAGTGATGTCCATTGTTGGGCATGCAACTCATATGCCATTGTGCCCGTTATTAACTCTCAAAGCAACCAAGCAATGCATTTGACCTTCTATTCTAAGTAAAAGATtgtacagacttggtgaaaaaaatGAATTGCTCGCTCATGCAATTTGCCCCAAATCCATCTTTAATGAAATGCAATTTGTCACATTTTCTAAAATAAAAAAACTATTCCGCTCAGACAACCATAACTGAGAAGAACAACACCAACCCCCATCCAGATCCACAGCCACATCTATCGCATAATATAAGTAGGAGGCCCACATGTTTCCACATAATTTCAATGGGACAAGTGAACATCCCACATAATCTCACGTGAATGATAGAATCATCTAAATTGTTGTACCGAAACATAATATTGACACTTCAAGTAACCTACCACTGATGCTAGTTAATTTCCCATGTGCTGCAACGAGGGCATATATATTTTAGTAATTTAACATTAACTGTATCTTGCATATATATTCAAAATCTTCTTAGACACCAGACTACCTTGATGATTTCTTTTTTACCGGTAATTCACtctcttttattccttttttttctctcaacAAAAAATGTTTCTCGGAGTGACATGTGAACGGATATACCGACAACCATAATAAAATATCAAGAGCTAAAAACTATTCAATCAAAGAATTTAAGAATGTACCCATGATGCATTTGACATTGATTCCTTTTCATAAATGTGCCTTGTGTTATCAAACATTGATTTCTTTCCATAGATTTGGTCTTTAAAGATTGATTAGGGATCACCGTGATTGATTCCTTTCCATAACAACATTACTAAATTTGGCAGATAAAAACCGGATTAAATAGACCATCACCAGTTTAAATAATCAATGGGTGAGGTTTAAGCGAAATGGAGGTGACGCTACCAAGTCACCATGCAATACATGtgtgctgattctgatagtacgcTGAGGCGAAACCAACCTATTGGTCATAGAAAAAATGAAgcgaaaaaaagaaaaccaaaaagggaacatagaaaaaaaaaagaaaaacgcaCGCACGCGTCAGAGGGGCCAACCAACTTTGATTATGGTTGATGTTTTGGTAATATTTAATTTGATTTGGGTATGAGTAGTGGAAGGTAAGTAAAGTTTGAAGTTAGTTGAGATTTTTTAAGATCTGATTTGAATGAGTTGATGCATGAAGTTGTTTCGAAAAAGTGtcgatttgattgagttaatgcacaTGTCAAATGGGCCTGCCCAAATTGGTTCTTGAGCGAAATGCCATCTGTAAGATGCTCGCGGGCGTAATATAGAGTTTGCCAAGGGATAATGGAATGAGGCGAGACTACCAACTCCCCTTTAGAAGTAGAGATTATATTTGTTTAAATGGGTTGCCCCACAGGTTAAAGGTCATACATGTATTTAACCATGCATTAACCTTTTTGAGGTCCATAAACCAAAAGAAGAGGAACACCTCTTTGTCTAACCCACAAGATAAAAATGGTTTGTCTTTTTTTTTCTTGCGGGGACCCTACCTCTTTTTTTGTAGGGAGCAGGAACCCTACCTCTTTGTCTAACCCATAATATTTGAACCTCAATCTTGCTGCTTAATTGTTAAAGGCTTACTCTTGATGAAACCACTATACTTTGCAACCGTGTCAAAGACAATCTGCTATGTTCATAGACACATGCCCGTCAGCTGACGATTTGAGAGGTCCGGCTGTAGATACTTTGAGCGTTCACAGACACATGCCCATCAGCTTACGATCTTCTCCTTCCAAGTGGGGAACTGTGACTCTGTGAGGTGGACTTTTTGTACAAAGCAATAAGAATTCGAGACCTCCACAAAGTCGTGAAGTGGTACGCGTGCAGTTGCAATCTCCAAAGTCTGTTGTCATGCTTCTGTACATCATAATAATCAGAATAATTTGTAAGAGAAGATTTGCATCTGAGTAGCAGCAAACTATAATAGCATCGACGCTGAAATGTTATTAGCCACATGTACAATGATCCATGACATATATGCACTCCCATTGAAATACAATGACACTCTACTTGACACGAAATATTATAGCCACTCAACTACCAGTGAGACACCGGTAGTCAACACTCGACTTAACACGGCATCAGAAATTTAATATTCAACAAAAAAATAATATTATTAGCAACTCAGAAAAAAATTAGGTGGCATCAAAATGACATCACCAAAAAATTCAAACAGAAATATTCAATAAACTGACAGAATCCGAATGGACGGCTCTTATTTTTTATTTAGGAAATGGTAGTTTAGCATGCTTTCAGAATGGACAGTTTCAGGAAACTGTCAAACAAAAATATTCAGAATGGGCAGTTCCACCACAACACCATGCAGCAACGGTTTTTCATACAGCAGGTACACCAAGAAATCTCACATGCCTTCCCTTGGCTTGGCTCTCGTGCTGCTGGTCTCTTTGGTCTCTCCGACCAGCTCCTGCACCGAGCAGGAGAAGAGCTCCCTTCTCCAGCTCCTCGCCGGGCTATCGCAGGACGGCGACCTCACGACGACGTGGCGGCACGGCACCGACTGCTGCACATGGGAAGGGATCACCTGCAACCAAGATAGGAAGGTCACTGATGTTTCGTTGGCTTCTCGAGGCCTCGAGGGGCCCATCTCGCCGTTCCTTGGCAACCTCACCGGACTTTTGCGCCTCAACCTTTCCCGGAACTTGCTGTCTGGTGGCTTGCCACTGGAATTAGTGTCATCCAGCAGCATCCTTGTTCTTGACATCAGCTTCAACCGCCTCACAGGAGGCCTGAGCGAGCTGCCATCTTCAACCCCTGCGCGGCCTCTGCAGGTACTCAACATCTCAAGCAACTTGCTTACAGGCATATTACCATCCACAACATGGGAGGTGATGAAGAGCCTGGTCGTTTTTAATGCCAGTTCCAACAGATTTACTGGTCAGATACCAACTACACCATGTGTTAGCGCGCCATCTTTTGCTGTGCTTGAGCTCAGTTTCAACCAACTCAGTGGGAACATCCCTTCAGGACTCGGTAATTGCTCAGTACTGAAATTGCTAGGTGCTGGCTACAACAAACTCAGTGGTACACTTCCAGATGAACTCTTCAAGGTCACCTCGTTAGAGCACCTCTCGTTACCTAACAATTGGTTAGAAGGAGCTCTCGATGACATCAGCAAGCTCATAAATCTGGTCACCCTTGATCTTGGCGGGAATGAGCTCAGCGGTAATATTCCAGAGTCTATAGGTGGTCTGAAGAGATTGGAGGAGCTGCATTTGGAACACAACAACATGTCAGGGGAGCTGCCAGCAGCTCTAAGCAACTGCACAAATCTTGTAACAATTGACCTCAAGGCAAACCAATTTAGCGGAGAACTTACCAAGGTCAACTTTGTAAGCCTGTCCAATCTAAAAAAACTAGATCTTCTTTCCAATAACTTCACCGGCACAGTTCCAGAAAGCATATACTCCTGCAGCAAGCTGACTGCACTACGGCTATCTTACAATCCTTTCCATGGTCAATTGTCAGAAAAAATAGGCAATCTGAAGTCCCTCCTATTCCTATCACTTGCTAATAACTCTCTTACAAATATCACAAGAACACTTCAGATGCTTAGCAGTTCCAGGAGCCTCACCACCCTTTATATTGGGTGCAACTTCCTGCATGAGACCATGCCAGAGGATGTCAGCATTGATGGTTTTCAGAATCTCCAGGTTCTTTATATAAATCATTGTTCATTGTCTGGAAAAATACCTGATTGGTTATCAAAGCTACCGAATTTGGGGATGCTATTTTTGCAAGGGAATCAACTAACTGGACCGATACCTGAATGGATCAGCAGCCTAAATTTTCTCTTCTCTCTAGATATATCAAACAACAGCCTTACAGGGGAAATTCCAAGTGTTTTAATGGAGATGCCAATGCTAGAATCAGATAATACTGCACCAAAGGTCTTCTTTGAGCTGCCCGTTTGGAACAAGAACCAATTTCTGCAATACCTCACGCCCAGTGCTTTTCCTAAAGAGCTTAATCTAGCCATGAATAATTTCACTGGTATGATTCCGGAGGAGATCGGTCAGTTACAAGGACTATTTTCACTTAACTTGAGCTCCAACAGATTATCTGGAGAGATACCAGAACAGATCTGCAATCTCACGAACCTGCAGATGCTTGACTTGTCTGGTAATCATCTCACTGGTAAGATTCCAGCTGCATTGAACAATCTGCACTTCCTTTCCAGATTCAACATTTCTAATAATGACCTAGAAGGCCCTATTCCAAACATGGGCCAGTTCAGCACGTTTCCGGATTCTAGCTTTGGTGGAAACCCAAAACTGTGTggccctatggttgcaaaccattgtgGTTCGGCAGAAGCAAGTCCAGTTTCCATTGACCCCATAAAACAGATTGGTAGCGAGGCCATCATCTTTATGACCGCCTTCGGTGTTTTCTTTGGAGTAGGAGTCCTATATGATCAGAAAGTCTTAGCTAGACATTTTGGCTGAAACCATGTAACCGTTATCACCGTTCACAAATGGTTAATATTTGTAAATATTGAGTACAGAATATAAGAACATTTGACTCTGCATTCCAGCAAAGAAAATCTACAGGGAAAGCACACAAGAGGCGCTCCAATGATAACTTATCACAAAAATGTCATTTTTCATCCTTTGTAGCCTCTCCTGCCTAAAGCTGATTAGGTAAAGGACATTTCATTCCATTCTCTCCTAGTTAAAGCTGATTTAATAAGAATACTTTTCTTTAGTGATAACCAGAAATAAATCTTGATTTTCAGAAGTACTCTAGCACTTATATTAGAGTCAGATGTTTAAATTGCCATGTGTAAAGAGCAAACCAGAAGCCTTGCCAATAAGACCAACTTTGTGTCCCTGTTGTTGTCAAGTAGAACCCTGGAGCAGGTTGACTTTATTTGTTCCTACATAAGTAGGGTGCCTCGCCCGAAAGCATCCTCTTGAACTGCCAAACTAAATAAGTTAGATATAGAAACGCCGAGGAAGCACTAATTTCAGAACAATCATACACTGTTTCATGTCAGAATTATTTTTACCTATTCTCCCACAAGCTAACAGTATGGTGCATAAGAAAGCGAATTAGGCACAAAATCTATTATCGATTGTGAATATGCATCATGGAGATCATGTCACAACAGATGTACCATGATAAAAAAAAACAATGAAAATATATTCTAGGCATGAATAGTATATCAAGTTGAAAATGTCTAGCACAGGTAGCATAGTATAGCAGGGGCAGGTATAAAAAAGTGCATCAGATCATCCTTGAATTACATAGGAAGGTAGCTTATTCTAGTAGAAAGCCAATTATGTTTCATTGCCAATGTCAATCGCTTCCGAGTATTATAGGCTAAATATGTCAGCTATCCAGGCACTTAATACTCTTAAGGACATAATATTACAACCTCAAGCATGTGAGATCTGTTTTGCACGAACACGGCCCGCCTAAATAGTAAATACTAACCATGACAGTATGTTGTTTTGATGTATGAATGCAGTTATAGAAAAGAATCATTTTATGAGTCAGATTAGTCCAGTATAAAATCATTGAGGGCCAAGGCCAGAAACAAATATAAGCATCTCCATCTCAAAATTACACATACACAGACCTCATTATTTTTTGAACAATGACCATTCTAGTTGGCTTGTTGGCATGAGGTAGAGGCCAAAGCTTGCTTTACAACACTGCCTTCCAACCACAACAAAACTATTGTCGGGATAAAGGTTGCAAGCTTTAAAATGAAAAGGTTTGCACTCGCTCTAAGATACATTTCATGCAGCTTACTGTAAATgagaaaaataaaatgaaatgattTGGAAAAAAAAACTGCAACCTGAATTTTTTTGCATATGTAAAGAAGCAAATGCCATATCAACAATATCAATCAgcttcaaatacaaaacaaatatccCGGGCAAGACTAGCAAAGCATGTCACATATGTGTCCATAAGTTGGGGGATTTCAAGCAGGTCAAGCAAGGTACTGTGGTTGGCTAGTAATGCCTGGTTGAGCTTCCCCTGTTCCAAAATTTGCTGAGCGGACTCGACAAACTCAGTGCAACCAGATGTTACATTTGGTATCTCCTCTACCTACGACTACAATAAGCCGGAAAAAACAATATTGTCAAACAATCCATATCCTACTTCCAACATGGCCTGAATCATACTATATGACAGCATCATATTTGGTTGGCATAAAAGCTGCGCCAGGAGCTGGTGGAAAATTCACCTTCCACTTGCATAATTCCATTTCGCAGTGTTGGTGTGAGAGACATTGATTCAACAGACTTGGTGGCTGGCGGGCCGGGCtcctagcagcagcagcagcagcgctggCTCGTCGACCCCCAGGTTGAGGTGCTCTACCACGGATCAGAGCTTGATGATGGCCGGCGGCGTCGGGGGGATCTGGCCGCTGGGCGACGTGAGACGCACCTGCGGATTAGCCGGGGGGCGCTGGGCGACGTGAGACGCACCTGCGGGTGAGCCGGGGGCCGCAGCGACGGGGAGAGACGCCGGTTGTACGGCGACTCGGCGGCAAGGTCGAGCGGGGTCGGGGAACGCGGCTCCGGCGGCTGCCCGCCCAGCGGCGACAGATGCTTGCGCGCCCGATCAGCGCCgccgcgggagagagagagagagagagagagagagagagagagagagagagagatgcaggaTGCAGCCATGCGTTTCGTCGAACACTTTGCGGGCAAGGACCCGTACCACTACCACCGCGGCAGACGCCTGCTACTCCCGCAGCgccagaaatcacatatttgacttggggcaaaatcaaatcacaaactgacctgcttTCGAAAAAGTTTTACTCTGCTGACCCTTCCGTGTGGCGCCCGACAGttaggcgccgcacactactaTACAGCGCCTCTGCCTTAAGCGTCGcacctcctgccagcgtggcagccctggtccagttgcggccccacaaacagcactgcagcgcctaaggcttagacgccacacttgtaatgtgcagcgcccgTCTCTGAggcgctgcacagtctgtgttccacttagactggccccaccctctctcccctcccacccccaccccacacaccccaccccacccaaacccttagacttgcgcccctcctctcttcccctctcccccctctcaaatccttctgaaatcttgcaaatccggagtatttgaccgtggatttcgaagccaacccctcccttaaggtaatctcctccgatcccctcgttttcatccataggaattgtcacatttgcccaaatcttgctactttggggaaaccctagttttggcttggatttgcaaatttgtgttgaatgatgttatgcttctttgctaatttggtatggttaTGCTTCTTTGAATTGTCTTAAGTTATGAACTCATCGGCATAAAATTTGTGTTTGTTCAAATTGCTGTGATGCTGCAGTCA encodes the following:
- the LOC123143881 gene encoding receptor-like protein 2, whose protein sequence is MPSLGLALVLLVSLVSPTSSCTEQEKSSLLQLLAGLSQDGDLTTTWRHGTDCCTWEGITCNQDRKVTDVSLASRGLEGPISPFLGNLTGLLRLNLSRNLLSGGLPLELVSSSSILVLDISFNRLTGGLSELPSSTPARPLQVLNISSNLLTGILPSTTWEVMKSLVVFNASSNRFTGQIPTTPCVSAPSFAVLELSFNQLSGNIPSGLGNCSVLKLLGAGYNKLSGTLPDELFKVTSLEHLSLPNNWLEGALDDISKLINLVTLDLGGNELSGNIPESIGGLKRLEELHLEHNNMSGELPAALSNCTNLVTIDLKANQFSGELTKVNFVSLSNLKKLDLLSNNFTGTVPESIYSCSKLTALRLSYNPFHGQLSEKIGNLKSLLFLSLANNSLTNITRTLQMLSSSRSLTTLYIGCNFLHETMPEDVSIDGFQNLQVLYINHCSLSGKIPDWLSKLPNLGMLFLQGNQLTGPIPEWISSLNFLFSLDISNNSLTGEIPSVLMEMPMLESDNTAPKVFFELPVWNKNQFLQYLTPSAFPKELNLAMNNFTGMIPEEIGQLQGLFSLNLSSNRLSGEIPEQICNLTNLQMLDLSGNHLTGKIPAALNNLHFLSRFNISNNDLEGPIPNMGQFSTFPDSSFGGNPKLCGPMVANHCGSAEASPVSIDPIKQIGSEAIIFMTAFGVFFGVGVLYDQKVLARHFG